TGATGAACATACTCAGGCAATGGCTGACAACCTGGCGGCATTACTGGAACCGGCGTTGCTGGTGATTACCGGGCTTATCATCGGCACACTGGTCGTGGCGATGTATTTACCGATTTTCCATCTGGGCGATGCGATGAGTGGCGTGGGATAACAAAGGGAAGTCGACAGCAGAACTGGCGCGGAATATAGCGCCAGTTCCTGGTGAGGGTTACAGGCTATTGAAAACGCGGTTTTCTTGTTCCTGAACCCGGATAAACGTTGTACGTTTGGTCAGCTCTTTCAGACGAGAGGCACCGACGTAAGTACAGGCAGAACGCAAGCCGCCAAGAATATCACGCGCGGTATTCTCCACCGGGCCACGCAGCGGCAGCTTGACGGTTTTACCTTCCGCTGCACGATACTGCGCGACGCCGCCGACATGACGGGTCATGGCGGATTCGGAACTCATGCCATAGAACAACATGAATTTTTCGCCGTTTTCTTCAATGACTTTACCGCCGCTTTCTTCATGACCTGCCAGCATACCGCCAAGCATCACGAAATCCGCGCCGCCGCCGAAGGCTTTCGCCACATCACCAGGCATGGTGCAACCACCATCGCTGACAATCATCCCACCCAGGCCATGCGCCGCATCAGCACATTCGATCACTGCAGACAATTGCGGATAACCGACGCCGGTTTTCACACGGGTGGTGCAGACGGAACCCGGACCAATCCCGACTTTAACGATATCCGCGCCAGACAGAACCAGTTCTTCACACATTTCACCCGTCACCACGTTTCCGGCGCAAATGGTTTTGGTCGGCCAGGCCTCACGCGCCTTCGACACGAACTGGACGAAATGTTCAGAGTAGCCGTTAGCGACATCGATGCAGACAAAGTTCAGCGCCGGATTCAGCGCCAGAATCTGTTTGGTCTTTTCGAAATCCGCATCAGAGGTACCGGTAGAGACCATGACGTGCTTGAGCACATTGGCTGACGCTGCGCCAACAAAGGCCGCCCAGTCTTCGACAGTGTAATGCTTATGAACGGCGGTCAGCACATCGAAAGAGGCGAGAGCCGTTGCCATCTCGAATGTCCCGACGGTATCCATGTTTGCAGCAATAACAGGAACACCGGACCAGGTCTGACCTGAGTGTTTAAAGGTGAATTGACGCTCCAGCTCAACATCGGAACGACTTTTAAGGGTAGAACGCTTAGGGCGGATAAGAACGTCTTTAAAACCTAACTTCAGATCTTCTTCAATACGCATGTGCGGATTCCTGGGGTTAAGGGCTATTAGTATGAGAGCGCAACTCCAGTGACGCTATCATACGCACTAATCAATGCCGCGCAAGACTGCGAAATTCTCTTTTTTTACGCTACAATCCCATAAATTTACCTGGTGAACGGCGGGCACGCCCGGAATCATCATCGCCAGTGTACGTTTAACTTTCAACCAATTGATTACCATAATGAATTCCCGGGAACTGAGCTTATGAGGTATACAGTAGCCTTAACTGGCGGCATTGGCAGTGGTAAAAGCACTGTTGCGAATGCCTTTGCTGACCTCGGAATTCAGATAGTTGACGCAGATATTATTGCCCGCCAGGTCGTCGAACCGGGCAAGCCTGCGCTGGATGCGATTGCAGAACATTTTGGCCCGGAGCTGATTTCCGCGGACGGCACGCTTCACCGTCGTCTGCTTCGCGAGCGGATCTTTGCCCATCCGCAAGAGAAAGCCTGGCTCAATGCCTTGCTTCATCCGCTCATCCAGCAGGAGACCCAGCGTCAGTTTCAGCAGGCGACGTCTGCATATGTACTCTGGGTTGTGCCATTACTGGTTGAAAACGGCCTTTATCGCCAGGCAAATCGCGTGCTCGTGGTCGATGTCACCCCCGAGACGCAGCTTTCCCGGACTATGCAGCGCGACGACGTTACGCGCGCGCATGTTGAACAGATTCTCGCTGCCCAGGCGTCGCGTGAAGCGCGCCTTGCTGTGGCAGACGATGTTATTGATAATAATGGCGCACCAGACTCCATCATGTCGGATGTCGCCCGCCTGCACGCACGTTATCTCCAGCTTGCGTCGCAGTTTGTCTCACAGGAAAAACCGTAATGCACACCCAGGTCCTTTTTGAACACCCTCTCAATGAGAAGATGCGCACGTGGTTGCGCATTGAATTTTTGATTCAACAACTCTCTGCCCGCTTACCGATCGCAGATCACTCTGATGCCCTGCACTTCTTTCGTAATGCCGGAGATTTGTTGGACGTATTCGAACGTGGTGAAGTGCGTACAGAATTACTGAAAGAGCTTGAGCGGCAACAGCGTAAACTTCAGGCATGGATTGAAGTGCCAGGCGTAGACCAAAGCCGTATTGATGCACTGCGCCAGCAGCTAAAAACGGCCGGCAGTATTTTAATTTCCGCGCCCCGCATGGGACAATTTTTGCGTGAGGACCGGCTGATTGCCCTGGTTCGCCAGCGTCTGAGCATTCCCGGCGGCTGCTGTAGCTTTGATTTACCGACGCTGCATATCTGGCTGCATATGCCACAGGCGCAGCGCGATGCTCAGGTCGATAGCTGGCTTGCCAGTCTGAACCCGCTGAACCAGGCGCTGACACTGATCCTTGATTTAATTCGCAATTCGGCACCGTTTCGTAAACAGACCAGTCTGAACGGGTTTTATCAGGATAACGGGGAAGATGCGGATTTACTGCGCCTGCAATTGCCGCTGGGTTTACAG
The DNA window shown above is from Citrobacter farmeri and carries:
- a CDS encoding GMP reductase; this encodes MRIEEDLKLGFKDVLIRPKRSTLKSRSDVELERQFTFKHSGQTWSGVPVIAANMDTVGTFEMATALASFDVLTAVHKHYTVEDWAAFVGAASANVLKHVMVSTGTSDADFEKTKQILALNPALNFVCIDVANGYSEHFVQFVSKAREAWPTKTICAGNVVTGEMCEELVLSGADIVKVGIGPGSVCTTRVKTGVGYPQLSAVIECADAAHGLGGMIVSDGGCTMPGDVAKAFGGGADFVMLGGMLAGHEESGGKVIEENGEKFMLFYGMSSESAMTRHVGGVAQYRAAEGKTVKLPLRGPVENTARDILGGLRSACTYVGASRLKELTKRTTFIRVQEQENRVFNSL
- the coaE gene encoding dephospho-CoA kinase (Dephospho-CoA kinase (CoaE) performs the final step in coenzyme A biosynthesis.), with product MRYTVALTGGIGSGKSTVANAFADLGIQIVDADIIARQVVEPGKPALDAIAEHFGPELISADGTLHRRLLRERIFAHPQEKAWLNALLHPLIQQETQRQFQQATSAYVLWVVPLLVENGLYRQANRVLVVDVTPETQLSRTMQRDDVTRAHVEQILAAQASREARLAVADDVIDNNGAPDSIMSDVARLHARYLQLASQFVSQEKP
- the zapD gene encoding cell division protein ZapD, whose product is MHTQVLFEHPLNEKMRTWLRIEFLIQQLSARLPIADHSDALHFFRNAGDLLDVFERGEVRTELLKELERQQRKLQAWIEVPGVDQSRIDALRQQLKTAGSILISAPRMGQFLREDRLIALVRQRLSIPGGCCSFDLPTLHIWLHMPQAQRDAQVDSWLASLNPLNQALTLILDLIRNSAPFRKQTSLNGFYQDNGEDADLLRLQLPLGLQLYPQISGHKSRFAIRFMPLDSDNGVVPERLDFELACC